From one Macellibacteroides fermentans genomic stretch:
- a CDS encoding alpha/beta hydrolase: MSLTISTANAQTTQKQNPYTLVYEGAITENVKGKANIHPVSYKLNGIDIAANVYTPAGYDPSKKYPAVVVAHPNGGVKEQTAGLYAQRLAEAGYITLAADAAYQGASGGEPRHTDNPAYRTEDIHGMADFITQYKGVDANRLGILGICGGGGYTLKATQSDKRFKAVATLSMFNSGEVRRNGFQNSQLATIQERLQQATDARAQEAAGGKIIYAGVASITDEEIARTSTDLYREGYLYYYRTYAHPNSTFLYTMSSLLDLMTWDAAANMDLINQPLLMIAGSKADTKYMTDEAFSKATNAKNKELFLIDGATHIQTYWKPEYVSQAVNKLVNFYQTNL; encoded by the coding sequence ATGTCATTGACAATAAGCACAGCAAATGCTCAAACAACACAAAAACAAAATCCATATACTTTGGTATATGAAGGAGCAATTACAGAAAATGTAAAAGGAAAAGCAAATATTCACCCCGTATCGTATAAACTAAACGGGATTGATATTGCTGCAAATGTTTATACACCTGCCGGTTATGACCCTTCTAAAAAGTATCCTGCTGTGGTGGTAGCGCATCCAAATGGTGGTGTCAAAGAGCAGACCGCGGGATTATATGCACAGCGTTTAGCGGAAGCAGGATATATAACCCTTGCCGCAGATGCAGCATATCAGGGAGCAAGCGGCGGAGAACCGCGTCATACGGATAATCCTGCCTACCGTACTGAAGACATTCACGGTATGGCAGACTTTATTACCCAATATAAAGGGGTAGATGCAAACCGTTTGGGCATTCTTGGTATTTGTGGCGGAGGGGGTTATACTTTAAAGGCAACCCAGTCTGACAAACGATTTAAGGCAGTAGCAACATTAAGTATGTTCAATTCGGGTGAAGTAAGACGTAACGGATTTCAGAATTCTCAATTGGCTACCATACAGGAGCGGTTACAACAAGCCACAGATGCTAGAGCTCAAGAAGCCGCAGGTGGTAAAATCATTTATGCAGGTGTAGCAAGTATTACAGACGAAGAAATAGCTAGAACATCGACTGACCTGTACAGGGAAGGATACCTGTATTATTATAGAACCTATGCACATCCAAACTCTACCTTTCTATATACAATGAGTAGCCTGCTCGACTTAATGACTTGGGATGCTGCTGCAAATATGGATTTAATCAATCAGCCTTTGTTGATGATAGCCGGAAGCAAAGCCGATACGAAATATATGACAGACGAGGCGTTTAGCAAAGCTACCAATGCAAAAAACAAAGAGTTATTTTTGATTGATGGAGCTACTCATATACAAACCTATTGGAAACCCGAATATGTATCGCAAGCCGTAAATAAATTAGTAAACTTCTATCAAACGAACCTTTAA